CTTTCCCTCCGCTTGTCGTCGCTATTATCTTCTCCCTCTCCCTGATTCCTAATTGTTTTTTTACTTATTTTGAGAGCGGAATGTGGGCTCGAAGAATCACAAGAAATTAAAAAAGAGTGCTGCGCAGCACTCTTTTTTAATTTCTTGTGATTCTTTATGATCAAAACCTGACAATAAAAATACGGCGTTAAAAAAGTCAGCGTTTCGCGTCGCCTTTTTTTATTGTCAGGTCAGTCCAAACCAACCAAGATAAGCTGAAAGAATCGACTTACCAAAGAACAGAGAAATTGCACCACCTAGAGCTAAAAAGGGGCCAAATGGGATTGGTTGCTGTTTTCCTAAATCTTTAGTAATTATGGCGATCGCCCCAACAAGAGTACCGATCGCTGAAGCAATCAAGAGCGTCAGCAAAACATTTTGCCAACCTAACCACATGCCGATCATGGCAGCTAGTTTGGGATCACCTCCACCCATTGCTTCTTTTTGCAGAAAAATTTTGCCTGCAATTCGCATGATATCTAAAAGCCATATACCGAGTACAGCTCCACCAATACCAAATAGCAACAATCTAGGAAATGCTAGGCGATCGCCATTACTAAGCGAGGCGATACTAACTTGATAAATTAGCCCTAAGAACAATCCTGATTGCGTTAAGGAATTAGGTAATGTCATCGTATCAATGTCGATCATTGCAAGCGCTAACAGCCAACTGAGAAACGCGGCATAAAAACATAAGGTCAGAATTGGTATAGAAGTTCCGAAATATGCAGCCACACACCAAAACAGAAACGCTGTTAGAGCCTCGATCGCAGGATATCGCCATGACACAGGCGTATGACAATAACGACATTTGCCCTTAATCAGAAACCAGCCAATAATCGGAATATTGTCGCGTGGCGCAAGCTGGCGCAGACAATGGGGACAACGAGAGGGCGGATGCAGAATTGATAAGCCCGCAGGAACGCGATAAATTACCACGTTTAAGAAGCTCCCAATACAAGCCCCAAGCGCGATCGCAAAACATTGTAAAACAAGAGATTCGATTAATATCAAAAAATTTAAAACAGGTTGTTAAATCAATAATATATATGTTGCCATCTGATTTAAAGCAATTTTCGAGCAGCCGAACCAATAAATTTTTGGAAAGTGTTGCAAAGCGACACTTTTAAAAAATTTATTGGTTCGGTTTGAGCACAAAGCGCTGTCTAAATAAATAGAATAGGTCAAGCGTCGCTTTTCTTATTCTATTTATTTAGGCAAGCATATCGTGCGGGTTACCCTGCAATCTACGCCATCATAATCACGGCAGACTTGGCGAGCTTTAGATTCTGCTTGTCTACTACTAGTTGACCAAGCTGTCCCTGCTGCTCCATTACTACCCTCTGCGATCGACATACAGGCATTACGAGTCCACATCAGTACTTCACAATCTCCTGGAGCAGAGCTAGCTTCACATTCTTGCAAAGCTCTATTTTCAGCAGCAGCACGAGTTGTATAATTCCAAGAATAGCCTTTGTCTTGAGTGGAAGGAGAGCGGGCAATCGCTCCATAGCTATTTTGAGCTAATGCCTCTAGCGCGCCTGCCGAAATTGTCGGAATGATAACGGCAGCAGCTAGTACTATAGAATTCCAGAATTTTTTAGACATACTCAATCCTCTCTAGACTATTGTTGAAGCTTTATATTTTGTATATTACCCCGCAAGTTATATTTCGCTTAACTCCGTTAGTATATTTGTAACACATCAGCCGAGAATTAAAAGCAGAGAATGTTTTCCTAGAAAGCATTTCAGCCATTTCTAAATCAAACAATATTCTCAATAAAGCCGCAAAAATAGCTCTTATTGAGAATACTCTTTAGCCTATCTGCTATAGCAATGTAAGTTTTGCTTAGGACATAAAACCCAAATTAATAAAGGCGGAGCTTTGCTCCGCCTTTATTAATTTGGGTTTTGATTTGTTCTAGGCAAAACAAACTACTTCGCCGCGACAGGCATACCCAAAATGTCCTCAATACGAGGCATATCCTCTAATGCAATTACCCGACCTTGATCTTCAAAATTGGAGATTTGATCGAAATTTAGATAGCGATAGAGTTCACTGGCGAAAGGATCGATCTTACGAGTCACGATCGCTTGATACTCCTCCACTGTCGGAATCTTACCTAGCAAGGCACAAACTGCTGCTAGCTCAGCAGAGCCGAGATAGACTTGAGCATCCTTACCCATGCGGTTATTAAAGTTGCGAGTGGAAGTAGAGAAGACTGTCGCGCCATCGGCAACACGGGCTTGATTACCCATACAGAGAGAGCAACCAGGGACTTCTGTTCTGGCTCCAGCCACACCAAAAGTGCTGTAAATCCCTTCTTCTTTAAGTTGGAACTCATCCATGCGTGTCGGTGGTGCTATCCAGAGACGTGCTTTCACGGCGGCTTCCTTTTCGAGAACCTTAGCGGCGGCACGATAGTGACCAATGTTGGTCATACAGGAACCGATAAACACTTCATCCACGCGATCGCCTGCTACTTCCGAGAGTAACTTCACATTGTCAGGATCGTTGGGTGCAGCCACAATTGGCTCCTTGATTTCATTGAGATCGATCTCGATGATTTCCGCATATTCCGCATCGGGATCAGCTTCCATAAGCACAGGATTAGCCAGCCATTCTTCCATTTTGGCGATACGGCGCAAGAGCGTTTTCGCATCGCTGTAGCCGCGAGCGATCATGTTCTTCATCAAAGCAACATTCGATCGCAAGTATTCGGCAACTGTCTCGGTACTGAGCTTAATCGTGCTGCCAGAGCAGGAACGCTCGGCTGTGGCATCGGTGAGTTCAAAGGCTTGCTCTACTTTGAGATCTGGCAAACCTTCAATTTCCATGATTCGACCAGCGAAGACATTTTTTTTATTCTTCTTCTCAACGGTCAGCAACCCTTTTTGAATGGCAATATAGGGAATCGCATTCACGACATCGC
The Pseudanabaena sp. BC1403 genome window above contains:
- a CDS encoding DUF4189 domain-containing protein; this encodes MSKKFWNSIVLAAAVIIPTISAGALEALAQNSYGAIARSPSTQDKGYSWNYTTRAAAENRALQECEASSAPGDCEVLMWTRNACMSIAEGSNGAAGTAWSTSSRQAESKARQVCRDYDGVDCRVTRTICLPK
- a CDS encoding A24 family peptidase — its product is MILIESLVLQCFAIALGACIGSFLNVVIYRVPAGLSILHPPSRCPHCLRQLAPRDNIPIIGWFLIKGKCRYCHTPVSWRYPAIEALTAFLFWCVAAYFGTSIPILTLCFYAAFLSWLLALAMIDIDTMTLPNSLTQSGLFLGLIYQVSIASLSNGDRLAFPRLLLFGIGGAVLGIWLLDIMRIAGKIFLQKEAMGGGDPKLAAMIGMWLGWQNVLLTLLIASAIGTLVGAIAIITKDLGKQQPIPFGPFLALGGAISLFFGKSILSAYLGWFGLT